The Candidatus Omnitrophota bacterium genome window below encodes:
- a CDS encoding AMP-binding protein, which produces MKVKQLLEDRALVFAQKPAVIFKNNIITFSQLRDNVFKLVDALKACGVSKGDKVAIFLPNCPEYVYSYLALFSLGAVVVPLDFMLKIDELTACLDHSETKFLIAKQNNDVLLRDVQNNVSSLSKIIVLGEEIPGTISFERIVSSAKAQAPAVDVNDQDPSLIMYTSGTTGKPKGILLNYRHLNGSPKAMEHFVDLSDKDVKLSALPLSHIAGLIYIQNCLMFGITLILMERFHPVEFLKNVEQYKVTCFHVVPAMYTAFLMLKEIEKFNLSSLRWIVVFGAPSSPELLRRFHQYCPNARFLNGWGMTETCPPNTVTPLGSDKIESVGKPSPHCEIKIVNENDIEVKSTEIGEVVIRGWVVMDGYYKDPETNKELIRNGWFHTGDLGRFDQEGYLYIVGRKKEMIKVGGQIVYAPEVEAALHKHAAVFEVAVVGIPDQLRGEAVKAFVSLKEKGSVSAEDLRYFAREHLAHFKVPHEIEILDVLPKNRTGKIDKELLKRGLDNVRNEA; this is translated from the coding sequence ATGAAAGTTAAGCAATTGCTAGAGGATAGAGCGCTGGTTTTTGCTCAAAAACCGGCGGTTATCTTCAAAAATAACATAATTACCTTCAGCCAGCTGCGCGATAATGTCTTTAAGCTAGTCGACGCGCTTAAAGCCTGCGGTGTTTCCAAAGGTGATAAAGTTGCTATTTTTTTGCCAAATTGCCCGGAATATGTGTACAGCTATTTAGCTCTTTTTTCGTTAGGCGCGGTCGTTGTTCCTCTTGATTTTATGTTAAAGATTGATGAGTTAACGGCGTGTTTAGATCATTCTGAAACCAAGTTTTTGATCGCCAAGCAAAATAATGATGTTCTTCTTCGCGATGTCCAAAATAATGTTTCCAGCTTGAGCAAAATTATTGTTCTGGGCGAAGAAATTCCCGGAACGATCTCATTCGAGAGAATTGTTTCATCGGCAAAAGCTCAGGCGCCGGCCGTTGATGTTAATGACCAAGACCCGTCGCTGATTATGTATACGTCCGGAACAACCGGAAAGCCAAAGGGAATTTTGCTTAACTATCGTCATCTCAACGGTTCTCCGAAGGCGATGGAACATTTTGTAGATTTGTCCGACAAAGATGTGAAATTATCGGCGCTTCCGCTTAGCCATATCGCCGGGCTTATTTATATTCAAAATTGCCTGATGTTCGGGATCACGTTAATTTTAATGGAACGGTTTCATCCCGTGGAATTCTTGAAAAATGTGGAACAATACAAGGTTACATGTTTTCATGTTGTACCGGCGATGTATACGGCATTTTTGATGTTAAAAGAAATTGAGAAATTTAACTTATCTTCTTTGCGCTGGATCGTTGTTTTTGGCGCACCTAGTTCTCCGGAGTTGTTGCGCCGTTTTCACCAGTATTGCCCTAACGCGCGTTTTCTAAACGGCTGGGGTATGACCGAAACCTGTCCGCCTAATACCGTAACGCCTTTAGGAAGCGATAAAATTGAAAGCGTGGGCAAGCCTTCGCCGCATTGTGAGATTAAAATTGTTAATGAAAATGATATTGAAGTTAAATCCACAGAAATTGGCGAAGTTGTTATTCGCGGCTGGGTGGTGATGGACGGATATTATAAAGATCCGGAAACGAACAAAGAACTCATCCGTAACGGTTGGTTTCATACGGGTGATCTGGGGCGGTTTGACCAAGAAGGATACTTGTATATCGTCGGACGCAAGAAAGAGATGATCAAAGTCGGCGGACAAATTGTTTACGCGCCGGAAGTGGAAGCGGCTTTGCATAAACACGCGGCCGTTTTTGAAGTGGCGGTTGTCGGAATTCCTGATCAGCTGCGTGGAGAAGCGGTGAAGGCATTTGTTTCTTTGAAAGAAAAGGGAAGCGTTTCGGCGGAAGACTTACGTTATTTCGCGCGTGAGCATTTGGCGCATTTTAAAGTTCCGCATGAGATTGAAATTTTAGATGTTTTGCCAAAGAATAGAACGGGGAAGATCGATAAAGAACTATTAAAGAGAGGATTAGACAATGTCAGAAATGAAGCGTGA
- a CDS encoding PadR family transcriptional regulator, protein MIEHELLFLGLLMRGPKHGYEIKRQIEDELFPFIGLKIKSIYYPLKKMEELGLVNKDVGREGKWPEKFVYSITPKGEKIFNHLINESFLSIERPYFNVDLALYFLQYVDRKIAWRRLKARVILLRRIRRDLEGMKSTIKSADVHLQIILEHELDLVTAEIKSIDRLIDTLE, encoded by the coding sequence ATGATCGAACACGAACTTCTTTTTTTAGGTTTACTGATGCGCGGTCCAAAACATGGCTACGAAATTAAACGCCAGATCGAAGACGAATTATTTCCATTTATCGGCTTAAAGATCAAATCTATCTATTATCCTCTAAAGAAAATGGAAGAATTAGGTTTGGTGAATAAAGATGTCGGGCGGGAAGGGAAATGGCCGGAAAAATTTGTTTACAGCATCACGCCAAAAGGCGAAAAGATCTTTAATCACCTGATCAATGAAAGCTTTTTATCTATCGAAAGGCCGTATTTTAACGTTGATTTGGCGCTATATTTCTTGCAATACGTTGACCGGAAAATTGCCTGGCGCAGATTGAAAGCCAGGGTTATTCTTTTGAGGAGAATTCGCCGCGACTTAGAGGGAATGAAATCAACCATCAAATCAGCCGATGTTCATCTCCAGATCATCTTGGAACACGAGTTAGATCTAGTGACCGCAGAAATAAAATCCATCGACCGCCTTATTGATACTCTCGAATAG
- a CDS encoding thioredoxin family protein — MVRVDILIQPSQDCSQTEKAIRVASKIANVPVQVNKTSKFAEYAHCAINPSQTPIIIISGHVEFAGRTPEVDIVAKKLVEYNRQSNPNF, encoded by the coding sequence ATGGTTAGAGTTGATATTTTGATCCAACCAAGCCAAGATTGCTCGCAGACAGAAAAAGCGATACGGGTTGCCTCGAAAATCGCCAATGTTCCGGTCCAGGTCAATAAAACAAGTAAATTTGCAGAGTATGCTCATTGCGCTATTAATCCGTCTCAAACGCCGATCATTATTATAAGCGGGCATGTTGAATTTGCCGGCCGAACGCCTGAAGTTGATATTGTAGCGAAGAAATTAGTCGAATATAACCGTCAGTCAAATCCAAACTTTTAG
- a CDS encoding FecR family protein: protein MIRKYVFLQVFLLAFFLCVGIAFSVNAADEPSGVNTPQIVYVQGDVSINLSGEEWISASKGLSLNANAAVKTSDDSYCDIAFDADQKNIVSVGPNSEIKIGSDFQQVNISAGRVFSRIRGLKEGSRFEIVTPQAVAGVRGTAWESIVTSKSEFKVKENTVYVNGLSLGQVTTTADVLEGKGIEVGDDGSLGDLSDLSQDDLDHMNQWSGRIDQTLGNSSTEGKDWKKIVENYDGDSSNLFEEVMQEEEGGFEGAFASGGNGNEGFILARTTGGAGDGGGIPGGDIVPGSFIEPQGGSGGNGGGGGGGVHPGHGCYIGQPNCTGNYLIPKPWPGLKPKPVKPDNAHVIPGNNVVIVNPNIPQPPADLNLDACVDCGAVNDVAQLNNESKGKGK from the coding sequence ATGATAAGAAAATATGTTTTTCTGCAGGTTTTTCTTCTTGCTTTCTTTCTTTGTGTGGGAATTGCTTTTTCTGTTAATGCTGCCGATGAGCCTTCCGGAGTAAACACGCCTCAAATCGTCTATGTCCAAGGAGATGTTTCCATCAATCTTTCAGGGGAAGAATGGATTTCAGCTTCAAAAGGATTAAGCCTTAACGCAAATGCGGCCGTCAAGACTTCTGATGATTCGTACTGCGATATTGCCTTTGATGCTGATCAAAAAAATATTGTCAGCGTTGGTCCGAATTCCGAGATCAAGATCGGAAGTGATTTTCAGCAGGTGAATATATCAGCGGGGCGCGTGTTTTCGAGGATCCGCGGGCTAAAGGAAGGTTCTCGCTTTGAAATTGTCACGCCTCAAGCTGTTGCCGGCGTACGAGGGACAGCATGGGAATCTATTGTTACCAGCAAAAGTGAATTTAAGGTTAAAGAAAATACTGTGTACGTTAACGGGCTTAGCCTAGGCCAAGTGACAACGACAGCCGATGTTTTAGAAGGAAAAGGGATCGAAGTTGGCGATGACGGTAGCTTGGGTGATCTTTCCGATCTATCTCAGGATGATTTAGATCACATGAATCAATGGTCGGGCCGCATTGATCAAACTCTCGGAAATTCTTCAACTGAAGGGAAAGATTGGAAAAAGATCGTTGAGAATTATGACGGCGATTCGTCAAATCTTTTTGAAGAAGTTATGCAAGAAGAAGAGGGAGGGTTTGAAGGCGCTTTTGCATCCGGCGGAAACGGCAATGAAGGATTTATTCTGGCTCGGACGACAGGAGGAGCCGGAGATGGTGGCGGAATTCCCGGTGGCGATATTGTTCCGGGGTCGTTTATCGAGCCTCAGGGAGGGTCTGGTGGCAACGGTGGCGGTGGTGGCGGCGGAGTGCATCCGGGGCATGGATGCTATATTGGCCAGCCCAATTGTACCGGCAACTATTTAATTCCGAAACCATGGCCGGGCCTTAAGCCCAAACCGGTTAAACCGGATAATGCGCATGTTATTCCGGGCAACAATGTCGTGATTGTTAATCCGAATATTCCTCAGCCGCCAGCGGATCTAAATTTAGATGCGTGCGTTGATTGCGGCGCAGTGAATGATGTCGCGCAATTAAACAACGAATCAAAGGGTAAAGGGAAGTAG